Proteins from a single region of Candidatus Deferrimicrobium sp.:
- a CDS encoding HNH endonuclease, giving the protein MLNSSVLVLNRGYFPVHVTNARRAFCLLYSGLARAINGQYETFDYPSWSALAVAAGDPAIGVVGRSVRIPRVVVLVAYDRVPRRNVRFSRRNIFVRDRNTCQYCGKPFPSSELNLDHVVPRSQGGKTNWENIVCSCIPCNKRKGGNRPEETGMRLVSAPRTPRWSPEFAFSLRTPIHREWVPFLNVVDFTYWNLELRE; this is encoded by the coding sequence ATGCTGAACTCAAGCGTCCTTGTCCTCAACCGGGGGTACTTCCCGGTCCACGTCACGAACGCGCGGCGGGCTTTCTGCCTCCTGTACTCGGGGCTTGCCCGGGCGATCAACGGGCAGTACGAAACGTTCGACTATCCTTCGTGGAGCGCTCTCGCGGTGGCCGCCGGAGATCCCGCCATCGGCGTCGTGGGGAGGTCGGTCCGGATTCCCCGGGTGGTCGTCCTCGTAGCGTACGACCGGGTTCCGCGACGGAACGTCCGGTTCAGCAGGCGCAATATCTTCGTCCGGGACCGCAACACCTGCCAGTATTGCGGGAAGCCGTTCCCCAGCAGCGAACTCAACCTGGACCACGTTGTGCCTCGCTCCCAAGGTGGAAAGACCAACTGGGAGAACATCGTCTGCAGCTGCATCCCCTGCAACAAGCGGAAAGGCGGGAATCGGCCCGAGGAGACCGGGATGCGGCTGGTCTCCGCCCCCCGGACGCCCCGCTGGTCGCCGGAGTTCGCCTTCTCCCTGCGGACTCCCATCCACCGGGAATGGGTTCCGTTCCTCAACGTGGTCGACTTCACGTATTGGAACCTCGAACTCCGGGAATGA
- the aroE gene encoding shikimate dehydrogenase, with amino-acid sequence MNLRTSRGRGEASSLLFVVGHPVSHSLSPAMHNGVIARLGLPLHYVPVDLPPGHLRGFLRIVRAGNFLGGNVTIPYKEEAAALADTRSEAVEVCGAANTLVVQGGNLHAENTDGAGFLDALEAEGWGRRFRRVVLLGAGGAARGIAFALGRAGAREVVLLNRHPRRAERVARLLSDRFPSVAFAAGDLRPRTLGEEFRGTDLIVQCTSLGLRGEWKNFPIKEVQKSSRFADIVYRAGGTDLVRRLRARGVKTIGGLPMLAYQAARSFALWTGRDVPGEAFRKLAVRALKL; translated from the coding sequence ATGAACCTGCGAACCTCAAGGGGCAGGGGCGAAGCCTCCTCCCTCCTCTTCGTAGTCGGGCACCCGGTCTCTCATTCCCTGAGCCCCGCGATGCACAACGGGGTCATCGCCCGGCTGGGACTTCCTCTCCACTACGTTCCGGTTGACCTTCCCCCCGGACATCTTCGCGGATTCCTTCGGATCGTCCGGGCAGGGAACTTTCTCGGGGGGAACGTCACGATTCCCTACAAGGAGGAAGCCGCCGCTCTGGCGGACACCCGATCGGAGGCCGTGGAGGTCTGCGGCGCGGCGAACACCCTGGTGGTCCAAGGAGGGAACCTCCACGCGGAGAACACGGACGGTGCGGGATTCCTCGACGCCCTCGAGGCGGAGGGATGGGGACGTAGATTCCGCCGGGTCGTCCTCCTCGGTGCCGGCGGGGCGGCCCGCGGGATCGCTTTTGCCCTCGGGAGGGCGGGCGCCCGGGAGGTCGTCCTGCTGAACCGTCACCCCCGCCGTGCGGAACGCGTCGCGCGTCTTCTTTCCGACCGATTTCCCTCGGTCGCCTTCGCCGCCGGCGACCTCCGGCCTCGAACCCTCGGAGAGGAGTTCCGTGGAACGGATCTCATCGTCCAGTGCACCTCCCTGGGTCTCCGGGGAGAGTGGAAAAATTTTCCGATAAAAGAAGTACAGAAATCGTCCCGCTTCGCCGATATAGTCTACCGCGCAGGGGGAACGGACCTGGTTCGACGGCTCCGGGCACGGGGGGTCAAGACCATCGGAGGGCTCCCGATGCTGGCATACCAGGCCGCGCGGAGTTTCGCTCTTTGGACCGGGCGGGACGTCCCCGGAGAGGCCTTCCGGAAGTTGGCGGTAAGGGCTTTGAAATTATGA
- the pilB gene encoding type IV-A pilus assembly ATPase PilB, which yields MSVLVNKIGEMLLKGNLITADQLRGALESQEKTHERIGTILVKAGFIKEEELLAFLGRQFNLPVVDLSKYEINSEVVRLLPEEMVQKHLALPINRVGSKMIVAVADPSNMAIIDGIGFKTGYAVEMVLASERAITTEINKFFDRSMEFKDIISELDEDLEVIREEEVDSADLARGVDDAPVVKLANYLLTEAIKRRASDIHIEPYEKEFRVRYRVDGVLFEVMRPPLRLRNALSSRLKIMASLDIAERRLPQDGRIKMKIGKGREMDFRVSVLPTIYGEKIVLRLLDKASLELDMTKLGFEPAQLLDFNASIHRPFGMILVTGPTGSGKTTTLYSALVDLNKVADNICTAEDPVEYNFAGINQVQTKEEIGLTFAAALRSFLRQDPDIIMVGEIRDYETAEIAVKAALTGHLVLSTLHTNDAPSTVTRLMNMGIEPFLVSSSLNLIVAQRLARRVCAHCREEIKIPPKALADAGMKPERIRLAKPAKGKGCEECNGTGFHGRVALYEVMPIKEEIKDLVLRGGSAIDLQREAVRLGMKTLRQSGLTKLEEGVTTLEEVLRVTAPD from the coding sequence ATGTCCGTACTGGTCAACAAGATCGGCGAGATGCTCCTGAAAGGGAACCTGATTACCGCCGACCAACTGCGCGGAGCCCTCGAAAGTCAGGAGAAAACGCACGAACGGATCGGAACCATTCTCGTTAAAGCCGGTTTCATCAAGGAAGAGGAGCTCCTCGCGTTCCTGGGACGCCAATTCAATCTCCCCGTCGTCGACCTTTCGAAATACGAGATCAACTCCGAGGTCGTCCGCCTCCTCCCCGAGGAGATGGTCCAGAAACACCTCGCCCTTCCGATCAACCGCGTAGGGTCGAAGATGATCGTCGCGGTGGCCGATCCCTCCAACATGGCGATCATCGACGGGATCGGGTTCAAGACGGGGTACGCCGTAGAGATGGTCCTCGCCTCGGAGCGCGCGATTACGACCGAGATCAACAAGTTCTTCGACCGGTCGATGGAGTTCAAGGACATCATCTCCGAGCTCGACGAGGACCTCGAGGTCATCCGCGAGGAGGAGGTCGACAGCGCCGACCTCGCGCGGGGGGTGGACGACGCCCCGGTCGTGAAGCTGGCGAACTACCTTCTCACCGAGGCGATCAAGCGGCGCGCGTCGGACATCCACATCGAGCCGTACGAGAAGGAGTTCCGCGTCCGCTACCGGGTGGACGGGGTCCTCTTCGAGGTGATGCGCCCCCCGCTGCGGCTGCGCAACGCGTTGTCGTCGCGGCTGAAGATCATGGCTTCCCTCGACATCGCCGAGCGGCGCCTCCCCCAGGATGGCCGCATCAAGATGAAGATCGGGAAGGGGCGGGAGATGGACTTCCGCGTCTCCGTCCTGCCGACGATCTACGGCGAGAAGATCGTCCTTCGTCTCCTCGACAAGGCAAGCCTGGAGCTCGACATGACGAAGCTGGGCTTCGAGCCGGCGCAGTTGCTCGACTTCAACGCTTCGATCCATCGCCCCTTCGGCATGATCCTCGTCACCGGCCCCACGGGGTCCGGGAAAACGACGACTCTCTACTCCGCCCTCGTCGACCTCAACAAGGTGGCCGACAATATCTGCACCGCGGAGGACCCGGTGGAGTACAACTTCGCCGGGATCAACCAGGTCCAGACGAAGGAAGAGATCGGCCTCACCTTCGCCGCCGCCCTGCGCTCCTTCCTGCGACAGGATCCCGACATCATCATGGTGGGAGAGATCCGGGACTACGAGACCGCCGAGATCGCCGTCAAGGCGGCCCTCACCGGGCACCTGGTCCTCTCCACGCTGCACACCAACGACGCCCCCAGCACGGTCACCCGGCTCATGAACATGGGGATCGAGCCGTTCCTCGTGTCGTCGTCGCTGAACCTCATCGTCGCGCAGCGGCTGGCCCGCCGGGTCTGCGCGCACTGCAGGGAGGAGATCAAGATCCCCCCGAAGGCGCTCGCGGACGCAGGGATGAAACCCGAGCGGATCCGGCTCGCCAAACCCGCCAAGGGGAAGGGGTGCGAGGAATGCAATGGGACCGGGTTCCATGGGCGGGTGGCACTTTACGAGGTGATGCCGATCAAGGAGGAGATCAAGGATCTTGTGCTGCGGGGCGGCTCGGCGATCGATCTGCAGCGGGAGGCGGTCCGCCTGGGGATGAAGACGCTCCGGCAGTCCGGTCTCACGAAGCTGGAGGAGGGGGTCACGACGCTCGAAGAAGTGCTGCGGGTGACCGCTCCGGATTGA
- a CDS encoding type IV pilus twitching motility protein PilT — protein MVTMQELLSVMYEKGASDLHITTGIAPTIRVDGRLMPLPHEPLTPQDTKRLCYSVLTEAQKQRFEEEWELDLSFGVKGLSRFRANVYMQRGAVAGAFRTIPFRVRPFEELGLPPHLKELCKKPRGLVLVTGPTGSGKSTTLAAMLDKINNERQEHIITIEDPIEYLHPHKKCLVNQREVNADTQGFKKALKYILRQDPDVVLIGEMRDLETIEAALTVAETGHLVFATLHTNSCVQTINRILDVFPPYQQPQVRAQLSFVLEGVISQILIPRASGNGRVLALEVMIPNPAIRNLIREEKVHQIYSQMQVGQAKFGMQTMNQSLLATYLRREITLDDAVGRSSDPDEFRNLLTTAQSHPQGPARRA, from the coding sequence ATGGTGACGATGCAGGAACTTCTCAGCGTGATGTACGAGAAGGGGGCGTCCGATCTCCACATCACGACGGGGATCGCGCCGACGATCCGCGTGGACGGCCGTCTGATGCCGCTGCCGCACGAACCCCTCACGCCGCAAGACACCAAGCGGCTTTGCTACAGCGTCCTGACCGAGGCCCAGAAGCAGAGGTTCGAGGAGGAGTGGGAGCTCGACCTCTCCTTCGGCGTCAAGGGCCTCTCCCGCTTCCGCGCGAACGTCTACATGCAGCGAGGGGCGGTCGCCGGCGCCTTCCGCACCATCCCGTTCCGGGTCCGTCCCTTCGAGGAACTGGGTCTCCCGCCGCACCTGAAGGAACTTTGCAAGAAACCCCGGGGACTGGTTCTGGTGACGGGGCCGACCGGCTCCGGGAAGTCGACCACCCTCGCGGCGATGCTCGACAAGATCAACAACGAGCGCCAGGAGCACATCATCACGATCGAGGACCCGATCGAGTATCTCCACCCGCACAAGAAGTGCCTCGTGAACCAGCGGGAGGTGAACGCGGATACGCAGGGGTTCAAGAAAGCTCTCAAATATATTCTTCGGCAGGACCCCGACGTTGTCCTGATCGGCGAGATGCGGGACCTGGAAACGATCGAGGCGGCGCTAACCGTCGCGGAGACCGGCCACCTCGTGTTCGCGACCCTCCACACGAACTCGTGCGTCCAGACGATCAACCGGATCCTCGACGTCTTCCCTCCCTACCAGCAGCCGCAGGTCCGCGCGCAGCTCTCCTTCGTCCTCGAAGGGGTCATCTCCCAGATCCTCATTCCCCGTGCGAGCGGGAACGGGCGCGTCCTCGCCCTCGAGGTGATGATCCCGAACCCGGCGATCCGGAACCTGATCCGTGAGGAGAAGGTGCACCAGATCTACTCCCAGATGCAGGTGGGACAGGCGAAGTTCGGGATGCAGACGATGAACCAGTCGCTGCTCGCGACGTACCTGCGCCGGGAGATCACGCTGGACGATGCGGTGGGGCGCAGCTCCGACCCCGACGAATTCCGTAATCTGCTGACGACGGCGCAGAGCCACCCCCAGGGGCCGGCCCGCAGGGCCTGA
- a CDS encoding type II secretion system F family protein, producing MTKFAWEGRNRGGGSVSGEMEAPSEAFVLAQLRREQIAPLKIRKKSADLGIQLPFKGEKKVGGKALAIFTRQFATMIDAGLPLVQCLDILGLQQENPTFKKVILKIKEDVESGSTFADALSKHPKIFDSLFVNLVAAGEVGGMLDTILSRLADYIEKSMKLAKKIKGAMVYPSTILAVAVVVTVVLLVYVIPIFAKMFSDFGQALPGPTQFVLALSDFTRKYFLLVIVFIFLLVAAIRWYYRQEAGRRNVDRLLLRLPVIGSLLQRIAVARFSRTLGTMVSSGVPILESMDIVAKTAGNKIIEEAIVKARMSISEGKTIAEPLAESKVFPPMVTQMVAVGEATGALDAMLTKIADFYDDEVDAAVEAMTALLEPMLMVFLGVVIGGLVIAMYLPVFKLAGTIGG from the coding sequence ATGACGAAATTCGCCTGGGAAGGAAGAAACCGCGGGGGTGGGTCGGTCTCGGGGGAGATGGAAGCCCCGAGCGAGGCGTTCGTCCTCGCGCAACTTCGGCGGGAGCAGATCGCGCCCCTGAAGATCCGGAAGAAAAGCGCGGACCTGGGGATCCAGCTCCCGTTCAAGGGGGAGAAAAAAGTCGGCGGGAAGGCGTTGGCCATCTTCACGCGCCAGTTCGCCACCATGATCGACGCGGGGCTCCCCCTTGTCCAGTGTCTCGACATCCTCGGGCTGCAGCAGGAGAACCCGACGTTCAAGAAAGTGATCCTGAAGATCAAGGAGGACGTGGAGAGCGGCTCCACCTTCGCCGACGCCCTTTCCAAGCACCCGAAAATCTTCGATTCCCTTTTCGTCAACCTCGTCGCCGCGGGAGAGGTGGGCGGGATGCTCGACACCATCCTGTCGCGCCTCGCGGATTACATCGAGAAGTCGATGAAGCTCGCCAAGAAGATCAAGGGGGCGATGGTCTATCCGTCCACGATCCTCGCCGTCGCCGTCGTCGTCACGGTCGTCCTGCTCGTGTACGTCATCCCGATCTTCGCGAAGATGTTCTCCGATTTCGGGCAGGCGCTCCCCGGTCCCACCCAGTTCGTCCTCGCGTTAAGCGACTTCACGCGCAAATATTTCCTGCTCGTGATCGTCTTCATCTTCCTGCTCGTGGCGGCGATCCGCTGGTACTACCGGCAGGAAGCCGGTCGGAGGAACGTCGACCGTCTTCTGCTGCGGCTCCCGGTCATCGGCTCCCTTCTGCAGCGGATCGCCGTCGCGCGGTTCTCGCGGACCCTCGGGACGATGGTCAGCAGCGGCGTCCCCATCCTCGAGAGCATGGACATCGTGGCGAAAACCGCGGGGAACAAAATCATCGAGGAGGCGATCGTCAAGGCCCGCATGAGCATCAGCGAGGGGAAGACGATCGCGGAACCGCTGGCCGAGAGCAAGGTGTTCCCGCCGATGGTGACCCAGATGGTCGCCGTGGGAGAGGCCACGGGCGCACTCGACGCGATGCTGACCAAGATTGCCGACTTTTACGACGACGAGGTCGACGCGGCCGTCGAGGCGATGACGGCGCTGCTCGAGCCGATGCTGATGGTCTTCCTCGGCGTGGTCATCGGCGGGCTGGTCATCGCGATGTACCTGCCGGTGTTCAAGCTGGCGGGAACCATCGGGGGATAG
- a CDS encoding two-component system sensor histidine kinase NtrB → MSARDPGEGTGGKRAGGRNLLLIRTGITFALLASVFSVQIRSPELLLTGGFQLLYFAVLLSYGWLLIRYAAWGSVDLPTYAVFLQAVADVAFISIIVFATGLYDSVFSFMFVVVILLGSLERYLRGAVGWALLSSVSYTVLVYLQMRGILLPPGFEVTSISFSQFARSAVTNSTAFLLTGVLSGLLGEDIRKGMKKVRDRDDVIRKLESFHKHVIDNIPSGLLTIDTQGRVNLVNDTACAILGITRRDTVGKPMRQVLAGIEGWEGREGRDDSRIPRGEIRFLRADGAEVFLGFSTSPMKDAEGRSIGRVVIFQDLTPIRQMEERVRIADRLAGVGELAAGLAHEIRNPLASIAGSSQMLRESATSSGESATLLDIIGRESQRLNGLITDFLAYTGPSQRDTARLDVATLLRDVAEAVRAGEAREKGVTVELAPLKSLMVEGDGEQLRQVAWNLVRNAVQAAPAGGKVMIDGFEQIRHGFRYVVAMVVDTGPGIPPGILEKIFNPFFTTKEGGTGLGLSISQRIVHQHKGFIEVRQAPGKGSAFSVFLPATSFGNGEGNVDG, encoded by the coding sequence TTGTCGGCCCGTGACCCCGGAGAGGGAACCGGGGGGAAGCGGGCGGGGGGGAGAAACCTTCTCCTGATCCGCACCGGGATCACGTTCGCCCTGCTGGCGTCCGTGTTTTCGGTGCAGATCCGCTCCCCGGAACTGCTGCTCACGGGCGGGTTCCAGCTTCTGTACTTCGCCGTTCTTCTCTCCTACGGGTGGCTGCTGATCCGGTACGCCGCGTGGGGAAGCGTCGATCTCCCGACGTACGCCGTTTTCCTCCAGGCCGTCGCGGACGTCGCGTTCATCTCCATCATCGTTTTCGCGACGGGCCTGTACGACAGCGTCTTCTCCTTCATGTTCGTTGTCGTGATCCTGCTCGGGAGCCTCGAGCGGTACCTGCGCGGAGCGGTGGGCTGGGCGCTCCTTTCCTCCGTGTCGTACACCGTCCTCGTCTACCTGCAGATGCGCGGGATCCTCCTGCCCCCGGGGTTCGAGGTGACGTCCATCTCGTTTTCCCAGTTCGCCCGTTCGGCGGTGACGAACTCGACGGCCTTCCTGCTTACAGGCGTCCTTTCCGGATTACTCGGGGAGGATATCAGGAAGGGGATGAAGAAAGTCCGCGACCGGGACGACGTGATCCGGAAGCTGGAGAGCTTCCACAAGCACGTGATCGACAATATCCCGTCCGGCCTCCTTACGATCGACACGCAGGGAAGGGTGAACCTGGTGAACGACACGGCGTGCGCCATTCTCGGCATCACGCGGCGGGATACGGTCGGAAAGCCGATGCGGCAGGTCCTCGCCGGGATCGAGGGGTGGGAGGGGAGAGAGGGAAGGGATGATTCCAGGATTCCGCGCGGGGAGATCCGGTTTCTGCGGGCCGACGGCGCGGAGGTCTTTCTCGGGTTCTCGACCTCGCCGATGAAAGACGCGGAAGGACGCTCGATTGGCCGCGTGGTGATCTTCCAGGACCTGACCCCCATCCGGCAGATGGAGGAACGCGTCCGGATCGCGGATCGGCTGGCAGGGGTTGGAGAGCTGGCCGCGGGTCTCGCCCACGAGATCCGGAATCCCCTCGCGTCGATCGCAGGTTCTTCGCAGATGCTCCGGGAATCGGCAACCTCGTCCGGCGAATCGGCGACCCTCCTCGACATCATCGGGAGGGAGAGCCAGCGGTTGAACGGCCTCATCACCGACTTCCTCGCCTACACCGGACCCTCTCAGCGGGACACGGCGCGCCTCGATGTGGCTACGCTGCTCCGGGACGTCGCCGAGGCGGTCCGCGCGGGGGAAGCCAGGGAGAAAGGCGTCACGGTCGAGCTCGCTCCGCTGAAGTCGCTCATGGTGGAGGGGGACGGCGAGCAACTGAGGCAGGTGGCCTGGAACCTCGTCCGCAACGCCGTGCAGGCCGCCCCGGCGGGGGGAAAGGTGATGATCGACGGTTTCGAGCAGATCCGTCACGGATTCCGTTACGTCGTGGCGATGGTGGTCGACACCGGGCCCGGGATTCCCCCGGGGATACTCGAGAAGATCTTCAACCCGTTCTTCACGACAAAGGAGGGAGGGACGGGGCTGGGACTCTCCATCTCCCAGCGGATCGTTCACCAGCACAAGGGGTTCATCGAGGTTCGCCAGGCGCCCGGCAAAGGAAGCGCCTTCTCGGTGTTCCTCCCGGCGACGTCGTTCGGGAACGGGGAGGGGAACGTCGATGGTTGA